The Pseudomonas extremaustralis genome contains a region encoding:
- the cueR gene encoding Cu(I)-responsive transcriptional regulator codes for MNIGQAARHSGLSAKMIRYYESIGLLKAAHRTDSGYRVYGADDLHTLAFIKRSRDLGFSLEEVGKLLTLWQDRHRASADVKALARQHIDELNQKILELGQLRDTLQDLVDHCQGDHRPDCPILKELASGSCCT; via the coding sequence ATGAATATCGGCCAGGCCGCCCGCCACAGCGGGCTAAGCGCGAAGATGATTCGCTACTACGAATCCATCGGCCTGCTCAAAGCCGCCCATCGCACCGACAGTGGCTATCGCGTGTACGGTGCCGACGATTTGCACACCCTGGCGTTTATCAAACGCTCGCGGGACCTGGGATTTTCATTGGAAGAGGTCGGCAAGCTGCTGACCTTGTGGCAGGACCGGCACCGGGCCAGCGCCGATGTGAAGGCCTTGGCGCGCCAGCACATCGACGAGCTGAATCAAAAGATCCTGGAGCTGGGGCAACTGCGCGACACCTTGCAGGACCTGGTCGATCACTGCCAGGGCGATCATCGGCCGGACTGCCCGATTCTCAAGGAGTTGGCGTCCGGAAGTTGCTGTACCTGA